A single region of the Anaerococcus urinomassiliensis genome encodes:
- a CDS encoding MATE family efflux transporter, with the protein MKQDMKEQLLTKSPLSLMFQLSIPAVIGMIVIGLYPLMDGIFAGNIIGQSAMTACGVALPLTFFNSGTSTLLGVGSASILSRSLGKGDRETVDKIMGNLIYFVILFSVIITVGGIILAPHFLDLVGASGEIKELGVRYLRVIFLGSIFVNFTQSANMVMRGEGLMKRAMGIMAMGAFINIILDPILMKAMGEYAIEGAAIATVVAQIIQAIVTLYYFKNKSENVKIGKIRKYKEVYKEMFGVGVSAMIMQVFFMIQQTLLYKQAFLYGGETNGILMAATLRIYAFSFIPLWGMSQGLQPVVGTNFGAKKFDRVRETMKVFSIGGLVLAAIFWIPVQIFTREILSGFNVSEEIISQGLNNLRLFYSVFILYGVMVMTITFFQAIGDGKKAGKIVMLRQLILFVPAMLILPKIFGSSAVWWAEPAVDLLMIIVGLIMQGKALSKMVKGN; encoded by the coding sequence GTGAAACAGGATATGAAAGAACAACTTCTTACAAAAAGTCCATTATCTTTAATGTTTCAACTATCCATTCCGGCCGTAATCGGAATGATAGTTATAGGATTATATCCATTAATGGATGGAATTTTTGCAGGAAATATTATAGGACAAAGTGCAATGACCGCTTGTGGAGTTGCACTTCCACTTACATTTTTTAACAGTGGTACATCAACTTTACTTGGAGTGGGAAGTGCATCAATTTTATCTAGATCTCTTGGAAAAGGTGATAGAGAAACCGTAGATAAGATTATGGGAAATTTGATTTATTTTGTAATTTTATTTTCCGTAATAATTACAGTTGGAGGAATAATTTTAGCTCCACATTTTCTAGACTTAGTAGGTGCAAGTGGAGAGATTAAAGAACTTGGAGTTAGGTACTTAAGGGTAATATTTTTAGGCTCTATTTTTGTAAACTTCACACAATCAGCTAATATGGTTATGCGTGGCGAAGGTCTTATGAAAAGAGCCATGGGAATTATGGCAATGGGAGCCTTTATAAATATTATTCTTGATCCAATACTTATGAAAGCTATGGGAGAATATGCCATAGAAGGGGCTGCCATTGCAACCGTAGTTGCTCAAATTATTCAAGCTATTGTAACTTTATATTACTTTAAAAATAAAAGTGAAAATGTAAAAATAGGAAAAATTAGAAAGTATAAAGAAGTTTATAAAGAAATGTTTGGTGTAGGAGTTTCTGCAATGATTATGCAAGTTTTCTTTATGATTCAACAGACACTTTTATATAAACAAGCCTTTTTATACGGAGGAGAGACAAACGGCATATTAATGGCAGCAACTCTAAGAATTTATGCCTTTTCATTCATTCCACTTTGGGGAATGAGCCAAGGACTTCAACCGGTCGTTGGAACAAATTTTGGTGCTAAAAAATTTGATAGGGTAAGAGAAACTATGAAAGTATTTTCAATAGGCGGACTAGTTCTTGCTGCAATATTTTGGATACCTGTACAAATATTTACAAGAGAAATTCTATCAGGATTTAATGTAAGTGAAGAAATAATATCACAAGGATTGAATAATCTTAGATTATTTTACTCAGTATTTATTTTATACGGAGTAATGGTTATGACCATAACATTTTTCCAAGCTATTGGTGATGGCAAAAAGGCAGGAAAGATTGTAATGCTAAGACAACTTATTTTATTTGTTCCAGCTATGTTAATACTTCCTAAAATTTTCGGTAGTAGTGCAGTTTGGTGGGCAGAGCCGGCAGTTGATTTATTGATGATTATAGTTGGATTAATAATGCAAGGAAAAGCTCTTTCAAAAATGGTAAAAGGTAACTAA
- a CDS encoding ABC transporter ATP-binding protein, which translates to MFRLISRILNLSGKYKNRIKFAFIFAFVESILSKMPIFIAFTVLIGFYEKTNTPKTFLYVGVGLVLVVLLQAVVHFLSDKLQSAAGFMIFADKRMQLGNHLRKLPMGYFTAGNLGKINSVLSSDMAFIEEVSMSTIANMMSYVLSTLVLTVFMFVLDYRIGLIALCVTLVATLLANSMNKMSLSESVIRQEQSEKLTDAVLSFAEGISVIKSYNLLGENSKSLTDNFISSKNTSIKFENKITPWTTGLNIIYGIGITFILAVALYLNNKGTLGLPYMLGLILFVFDLFSPLKTLYGEATRLTVMNAALDRIEEVLNETELQDVGKKHIPKSESSEPEICFNHVKFSYGEKEVLHDMSFKMNKNTMTALVGQSGGGKSTVANLLARFWDVDSGEILIRGVNIKDVSLSELMSEISMVFQRVYLFQDTIFNNIAMGKENATKEEVIEAAKKARCYDFIMELPDGFDTMIGEGGATLSGGEKQRISIARCILKNAPIVILDEATASVDVDNESYIQEAISELVKNKTLLVIAHRLNTIRDADNIIVIKEGNIVEQGTHNELISLNGIYKNMVELQNKNNGVKIL; encoded by the coding sequence ATGTTTAGACTAATTTCAAGAATTTTAAATCTATCAGGTAAATACAAAAACAGAATAAAGTTCGCATTTATATTTGCCTTTGTTGAATCTATATTAAGTAAAATGCCTATATTTATTGCATTTACCGTTTTGATTGGATTTTATGAAAAAACGAATACTCCCAAAACTTTTCTATATGTAGGAGTAGGACTTGTTTTAGTGGTTTTATTACAAGCTGTGGTTCACTTCTTAAGTGATAAATTACAAAGTGCAGCCGGCTTTATGATTTTTGCTGATAAAAGAATGCAGCTTGGTAATCATCTTAGAAAGCTTCCAATGGGATATTTTACAGCAGGTAATTTAGGAAAAATAAATTCTGTTTTAAGTTCGGACATGGCTTTTATTGAAGAAGTTTCCATGAGTACGATTGCCAATATGATGAGCTATGTATTATCAACACTTGTACTAACAGTATTCATGTTTGTTTTAGATTACAGAATTGGACTGATTGCGCTGTGTGTGACACTGGTTGCAACATTGCTTGCAAATAGCATGAACAAAATGTCTTTATCTGAATCGGTTATTAGACAAGAACAAAGTGAAAAACTCACTGATGCAGTTTTGTCATTTGCTGAGGGGATCAGTGTTATTAAAAGTTATAACCTTTTAGGTGAAAATTCTAAATCTCTTACAGATAATTTTATATCATCAAAGAACACATCAATAAAATTTGAAAATAAAATAACACCATGGACAACCGGTTTAAATATTATTTATGGAATTGGTATCACATTTATTTTAGCAGTGGCTTTATATCTTAATAATAAAGGAACTTTGGGACTTCCATATATGTTGGGGCTTATTTTGTTTGTGTTTGACTTATTTAGCCCTTTAAAAACACTTTATGGTGAAGCTACAAGGCTTACTGTAATGAACGCTGCTTTGGATCGCATCGAAGAAGTGTTAAATGAAACTGAATTACAAGATGTAGGGAAAAAACATATACCAAAATCTGAGTCCTCAGAACCTGAAATTTGTTTTAATCATGTTAAATTTTCTTATGGTGAAAAAGAGGTCTTGCATGATATGAGTTTCAAAATGAATAAGAATACAATGACGGCTTTAGTTGGACAGTCTGGTGGAGGAAAATCCACAGTGGCTAATCTTTTGGCAAGATTCTGGGATGTAGACTCTGGAGAAATTTTGATTAGAGGAGTGAATATAAAGGATGTTTCACTGTCTGAATTGATGTCAGAAATCAGTATGGTTTTCCAGAGAGTTTATTTATTCCAAGATACAATTTTTAATAATATTGCTATGGGAAAAGAAAATGCAACTAAGGAAGAAGTTATAGAAGCAGCCAAAAAAGCAAGATGTTATGATTTTATTATGGAACTTCCTGATGGATTTGACACAATGATCGGAGAGGGAGGTGCAACTCTATCTGGTGGTGAAAAACAAAGAATTTCTATTGCTCGCTGTATATTAAAAAATGCTCCTATTGTAATTCTTGACGAAGCAACAGCAAGTGTTGATGTGGATAATGAAAGCTATATACAGGAAGCAATCAGTGAATTGGTAAAGAATAAAACATTATTAGTTATCGCTCATAGATTAAATACTATTAGAGATGCCGATAATATTATTGTAATCAAGGAAGGCAATATTGTAGAACAAGGAACCCATAATGAACTAATTTCTTTAAATGGGATTTATAAAAATATGGTAGAGCTGCAAAATAAAAATAATGGCGTAAAAATACTGTGA